A genome region from Anopheles stephensi strain Indian chromosome 2, UCI_ANSTEP_V1.0, whole genome shotgun sequence includes the following:
- the LOC118507644 gene encoding protein transport protein Sec23A isoform X1, whose product MTTYEEFIQQNEDRDGIRFTWNVWPSSRIDSTRLVVPLGCLYQPLKERPDLPPILYDPVVCTRATCRAILNPLCQVDYRAKLWVCNFCFQRNPFPPQYAAISEQHQPAELIAGFSTIEYTITRAPCMPPVFLFVVDTCMDEEELTALKDSLQMSLSLLPANALVGLITFGKMVQVHELGTEGCSKSYVFRGTKDLSAKQIQDMLGIGRVPGPQQPGQQHQPQPMRGTTAAPVPPANRFLQPLHKCDMALTDLLGELQRDPWPVPQGKRYLRSTGTALSIAVGLLECTYPNTGGRIMLFVGGPCSQGPGQVVDDELKHPIRSHHDIQKDNAKFMKKAIKHYEALALRTATNGHCIDIYSCALDQTGLMEMKQCCNSTGGHMVMGDSFNSSLFKQTYQRVFAADQKAELKMAFNGTLEIKCSRELKIEGGIGSCVSLNVKNASVSDTEIGMGNTVQWKLCTMTPNTTMAFFFEVANQHAAPIPQGGRGCLQFITQYQHSSGQRRIRVTTVARSWADATANLLMISAGFDQEAAAVLMSRMVVYRAESDDGPDTLRWIDRQLIRLCQKFGEYGKDDPNSFRLAENFSLFPQFMYHLRRSQFLQVFNNSPDETTFYRHMLMREDLTQSLIMIQPILYSYSFNGPPEPVLLDTSSIQPDRILLMDTFFQILIFHGETIAQWRKDKYQDMPEYENFKQLLQAPVDDAQEILQTRFPMPRYIDTEQGGSQARFLLSKVNPSQTHNNMYGYGQMAVPSADGGAPVLTDDVSLQVFMEHLKKLAVSSTT is encoded by the exons ATGACGACGTACGAGGAGTTTATTCAGCAAAACGAAGACCGCGATGGCATTCGCTTTACGTGGAACGTTTGGCCTTCGAGCCGTATCGATTCCACGCGGCTGGTGGTACCGCTCGGGTGCCTTTACCAGCCGCTAAAGGAACGTCCGGATCTGCCTCCGATTCTGTACGATCCGGTCGTCTGTACGCGCGCGACCTGTCGGGCTATATTGAACCCGCTCTGCCAGGTGGATTACCGGGCGAAGCTGTGGGTGTGCAACTTTTGCTTCCAGCGCAACCCGTTCCCCCCACAGTATGCGGCCATCTCGGAGCAGCATCAGCCGGCCGAACTGATCGCCGGATTCAGCACGATCGAGTACACGATAACGCGCGCACCGTGCATGCCTCCGGTGTTCCTGTTCGTCGTCGATACGTGCATGGACGAGGAGGAGCTAACTGCGCTGAAGGACTCGCTGCAGATGTCGCTCAGCTTGCTGCCCGCCAACGCGCTCGTTGGGCTGATCACCTTCGGAAAGATGGTGCAGGTGCACGAGCTCGGTACGGAGGGTTGCTCGAAAAGTTACGTGTTCCGTGGCACGAAGGATCTGAGTGCGAAGCAAATCCAGGATATGCTGGGTATTGGGCGCGTGCCCGGACCGCAGCAGCCGGGGCAACAGCACCAGCCGCAGCCGATGCGAGGCACAACGGCGGCACCGGTCCCACCGGCTAACAGATTTCTGCAGCCGCTGCACAAATGCGACATGGCACTGACCGATCTGCTGGGCGAGCTACAGCGTGACCCGTGGCCGGTACCGCAAGGCAAACGGTACCTCCGTTCGACGGGGACCGCTCTCTCGATTGCGGTGGGCCTGCTGGAGTGTACCTACCCGAACACCGGTGGCCGCATCATGCTGTTCGTCGGTGGACCGTGCTCCCAGGGCCCGGGTCAGGTGGTGGACGATGAGCTGAAGCACCCGATCCGCTCGCATCACGACATCCAGAAGGACAACGCCAAGTTTATGAAGAAAGCGATCAAGCATTACGAGGCGCTAGCGCTGCGTACGGCCACCAACGGGCACTGCATCGATATTTACTCGTGTGCCCTCGATCAGACGGGTCTGATGGAGATGAAGCAGTGCTGCAACTCCACCGGTGGTCACATGGTGATGGGCGATTCGTTCAACTCTTCCCTGTTCAAGCAAACGTACCAGCGCGTGTTTGCCGCGGACCAAAAGGCGGAACTCAAGATGGCGTTCAACGGCACGCTAGAGATCAAGTGTTCGCGCGAACTCAAAATAGAGGGTGGCATTGGATCGTGCGTATCGCTGAACGTGAAAAACGCGTCCGTTTCGGACACCGAAATTGGGATGGGCAACACGGTGCAGTGGAAGCTGTGCACCATGACGCCCAACACGACGATGGCGTTCTTCTTCGAGGTGGCCAATCAGCACGCGGCCCCGATTCCGCAGGGTGGCCGGGGATGCCTTCAGTTCATCACACAGTACCAGCATTCCAGCGGGCAGCGGCGCATTCGCGTCACGACCGTTGCACGCAGCTGGGCGGACGCGACCGCCAATCTGCTCATGATCAGTGCCGGGTTCGATCAGGAAGCGGCCGCCGTCCTCATGTCGCGGATGGTCGTGTATCGGGCGGAATCGGACGACGGTCCCGACACGCTGCGCTGGATCGATCGGCAGCTGATCCGGCTGTGCCAGAAGTTTGGCGAGTACGGCAAAGATGATCCGAACAGCTTTCGGCTGGCGGAGAACTTCTCGCTCTTTCCACAGTTCATGTACCATCTGCGGCGGTCGCAGTTCCTGCAGGTGTTCAACAACAGCCCGGACGAGACGACCTTCTACCGGCATATGCTGATGCGCGAGGATCTTACCCAATCGCTCATCATGATCCAACCGATTCTCTACTCGTACTCGTTCAACGGGCCACCGGAACCGGTGCTGCTGGATACGTCCTCGATCCAGCCGGACCGGATACTGCTGATGGACACGTTCTTCCAGATACTCATCTTCCACGGTGAGACGATCGCGCAGTGGCGCAAGGACAAGTACCAGGACATGCCGGAGTACGAAAACTTCAAGCAGCTGCTGCAGGCACCGGTGGACGATGCGCAGGAAATTTTGCAAACCCGCTTCCCCATGCCACGGTACATCGATACGGAGCAGGGTGGTTCGCAGGCCCGGTTCCTGCTGTCGAAGGTTAACCCATCCCAAACCCACAACAACATGTACGGCTACGGGCAG ATGGCGGTACCGAGTGCG GACGGTGGGGCGCCCGTGCTTACAGACGACGTGTCACTGCAAGTGTTCATGGAGCATCTGAAGAAGCTGGCCGTGTCGTCCACCACCTAA
- the LOC118507646 gene encoding prolyl 3-hydroxylase sudestada1-like isoform X3 has product MSAKTGEEAIAQTKAGNDTMKPTDKRRAHGDDADDGGGTAEQSDRSGSTAREDDAPTPPAAKRTKRGTIVDDSNTELVSINGCFFDDDFRERFKVAWQRKESIAGNNYQLKQDPFQLAVFQHFLQEDVNRADATKRLEAEFSTVDWKRKQMDLYEFYQTNDLCSLERDYLQAFYTVLKEQMMPLVEELTGIKLTHVSASCSMYNAGDYLLVHDDLLSDRRIAYVFYLSPWDCHREWCEKDGGALELFKADGNQLPVFPVTDKIYPQNNQLVLFRVCEKSFHQVGEVTTFDYPRLTINGWFHGPTAPAAQCAGKTSSNSVPQPPAIIVDTHYLSPRKVDIDLAGWINDVYLEDEVKQNVQKKVEMFSEVSLEQFLLLPRFSVLLETLCNVPNLEWKIKGPAHLRKYEVLNFKTLPTDASPLGELYDLFTSRTMFRLLYDYTELDLYGRKAKAPKCAIELQRWERGCYTVLGDSSTYADSTLDLTFYLNAQENVGVITYLVPEADQQQQQQQQGSSGHDQPSSSSSAAYAECYDEDPVLLTLLPKDNVLNVVYRAEGTTKFTKYVSHNTHLERANASSTGHAYTYILVCSYKE; this is encoded by the exons atgagTGCAAAGACTGGTGAAGAAGCAATAGCACAAACCAAAGCAGGCAACGACACGATGAAGCCCACCGATAAGCGAAGGGCGCACggcgatgatgctgatgatggtggtggcaccgCGGAACAATCCGACCGGTCCGGGTCTACGGCGCGCGAGGATG ATGCTCCAACACCGCCAGCTGCCAAGCGTACCAAACGCGGCACCATCGTCGACGACAGCAACACGGAGCTAGTCTCAATCAATGGTTGCTTTTTCGACGACGATTTCCGCGAACGATTTAAAGTGGCCTGGCAGCGGAAAGAAAGCATCGCGGGCAACAATTACcagctcaagcaggacccctTTCAGCTGGCCGTGTTTCAGCACTTTCTCCAGGAGGATGTGAACCGTGCCGATGCAACGAAACGGCTCGAGGCAGAGTTTAGTACGGTCGACTGGAAACGGAAGCAGATGGATCTGTACGAGTTTTACCAGACGAACGATCTGTGCAGCCTCGAGCGTGACTATCTGCAGGCCTTCTACACGGTGCTGAAGGAACAGATGATGCCACTGGTGGAGGAACTGACCGGCATCAAGCTAACGCACGTGTCCGCCTCCTGCTCGATGTACAATGCGGGCGATTACTTGCTGGTGCACGATGATTTGCTGTCCGACCGCCGGATAGCGTACGTGTTCTACCTCAGTCCCTGGGACTGCCATCGGGAGTGGTGCGAGAAGGACGGTGGTGCGTTGGAGCTGTTCAAAGCGGACGGCAACCAGTTGCCCGTGTTTCCGGTGACGGACAAAATATACCCACAGAACAATCAGCTGGTCCTGTTTCGGGTGTGTGAAAAATCGTTCCACCAGGTGGGTGAAGTGACCACCTTCGACTACCCACGGTTAACCATTAACGGATGGTTCCATGGCCCAACGGCACCGGCCGCGCAGTGCGCTGGTAAAACTAGCTCGAATAGCGTACCACAGCCTCCTGCGATCATCGTCGACACACACTACCTTAGTCCGCGAAAGGTCGATATTGATCTTGCCGGGTGGATCAATGACGTTTATCTCGAGGACGAGGTGAAACAGAACGTGCAGAAGAAGGTGGAAATGTTTTCCGAGGTTTCGTTGGAAcagtttctgctgctgccccgGTTTTCGGTCCTGCTGGAAACGCTCTGCAACGTACCGAACTTGGAGTGGAAAATTAAGGGCCCGGCCCATCTGCGCAAGTACGAGGTGCTGAACTTTAAAACACTGCCCACCGACGCTAGCCCGTTGGGCGAGCTGTACGATTTGTTCACGAGCCGAACAATGTTCCGGCTGCTGTACGACTACACCGAGCTGGACCTGTACGGTCGAAAGGCGAAAGCGCCCAAATGTGCCATCGAGCTGCAGCGGTGGGAGCGCGGCTGTTACACGGTGCTCGGCGACTCGTCCACGTACGCCGACAGTACGCTCGATCTTACGTTTTACCTTAACGCGCAGGAAAACGTCGGTGTCATTACCTACCTGGTGCCGGAAGCggatcaacagcagcagcagcagcagcaaggatcTTCGGGGCACGATCAAccttcgtcctcgtcgtcggcTGCGTACGCCGAATGTTACGACGAGGATCCCGTGCTGCTAACGCTGCTGCCGAAGGACAATGTGCTGAACGTGGTGTACCGCGCGGAAGGAACGACCAAGTTTACCAAATATGTTTCGCACAACACGCATCTCGAACGGGCTAACGCTAGCAGCACCGGTCACGCTTACACCTACATACTGGTGTGCAGTTACAAGGAGTAG
- the LOC118507646 gene encoding prolyl 3-hydroxylase sudestada1-like isoform X4, which yields MMDAPTPPAAKRTKRGTIVDDSNTELVSINGCFFDDDFRERFKVAWQRKESIAGNNYQLKQDPFQLAVFQHFLQEDVNRADATKRLEAEFSTVDWKRKQMDLYEFYQTNDLCSLERDYLQAFYTVLKEQMMPLVEELTGIKLTHVSASCSMYNAGDYLLVHDDLLSDRRIAYVFYLSPWDCHREWCEKDGGALELFKADGNQLPVFPVTDKIYPQNNQLVLFRVCEKSFHQVGEVTTFDYPRLTINGWFHGPTAPAAQCAGKTSSNSVPQPPAIIVDTHYLSPRKVDIDLAGWINDVYLEDEVKQNVQKKVEMFSEVSLEQFLLLPRFSVLLETLCNVPNLEWKIKGPAHLRKYEVLNFKTLPTDASPLGELYDLFTSRTMFRLLYDYTELDLYGRKAKAPKCAIELQRWERGCYTVLGDSSTYADSTLDLTFYLNAQENVGVITYLVPEADQQQQQQQQGSSGHDQPSSSSSAAYAECYDEDPVLLTLLPKDNVLNVVYRAEGTTKFTKYVSHNTHLERANASSTGHAYTYILVCSYKE from the exons ATGATGG ATGCTCCAACACCGCCAGCTGCCAAGCGTACCAAACGCGGCACCATCGTCGACGACAGCAACACGGAGCTAGTCTCAATCAATGGTTGCTTTTTCGACGACGATTTCCGCGAACGATTTAAAGTGGCCTGGCAGCGGAAAGAAAGCATCGCGGGCAACAATTACcagctcaagcaggacccctTTCAGCTGGCCGTGTTTCAGCACTTTCTCCAGGAGGATGTGAACCGTGCCGATGCAACGAAACGGCTCGAGGCAGAGTTTAGTACGGTCGACTGGAAACGGAAGCAGATGGATCTGTACGAGTTTTACCAGACGAACGATCTGTGCAGCCTCGAGCGTGACTATCTGCAGGCCTTCTACACGGTGCTGAAGGAACAGATGATGCCACTGGTGGAGGAACTGACCGGCATCAAGCTAACGCACGTGTCCGCCTCCTGCTCGATGTACAATGCGGGCGATTACTTGCTGGTGCACGATGATTTGCTGTCCGACCGCCGGATAGCGTACGTGTTCTACCTCAGTCCCTGGGACTGCCATCGGGAGTGGTGCGAGAAGGACGGTGGTGCGTTGGAGCTGTTCAAAGCGGACGGCAACCAGTTGCCCGTGTTTCCGGTGACGGACAAAATATACCCACAGAACAATCAGCTGGTCCTGTTTCGGGTGTGTGAAAAATCGTTCCACCAGGTGGGTGAAGTGACCACCTTCGACTACCCACGGTTAACCATTAACGGATGGTTCCATGGCCCAACGGCACCGGCCGCGCAGTGCGCTGGTAAAACTAGCTCGAATAGCGTACCACAGCCTCCTGCGATCATCGTCGACACACACTACCTTAGTCCGCGAAAGGTCGATATTGATCTTGCCGGGTGGATCAATGACGTTTATCTCGAGGACGAGGTGAAACAGAACGTGCAGAAGAAGGTGGAAATGTTTTCCGAGGTTTCGTTGGAAcagtttctgctgctgccccgGTTTTCGGTCCTGCTGGAAACGCTCTGCAACGTACCGAACTTGGAGTGGAAAATTAAGGGCCCGGCCCATCTGCGCAAGTACGAGGTGCTGAACTTTAAAACACTGCCCACCGACGCTAGCCCGTTGGGCGAGCTGTACGATTTGTTCACGAGCCGAACAATGTTCCGGCTGCTGTACGACTACACCGAGCTGGACCTGTACGGTCGAAAGGCGAAAGCGCCCAAATGTGCCATCGAGCTGCAGCGGTGGGAGCGCGGCTGTTACACGGTGCTCGGCGACTCGTCCACGTACGCCGACAGTACGCTCGATCTTACGTTTTACCTTAACGCGCAGGAAAACGTCGGTGTCATTACCTACCTGGTGCCGGAAGCggatcaacagcagcagcagcagcagcaaggatcTTCGGGGCACGATCAAccttcgtcctcgtcgtcggcTGCGTACGCCGAATGTTACGACGAGGATCCCGTGCTGCTAACGCTGCTGCCGAAGGACAATGTGCTGAACGTGGTGTACCGCGCGGAAGGAACGACCAAGTTTACCAAATATGTTTCGCACAACACGCATCTCGAACGGGCTAACGCTAGCAGCACCGGTCACGCTTACACCTACATACTGGTGTGCAGTTACAAGGAGTAG
- the LOC118507648 gene encoding calcineurin B homologous protein 1, with translation MGNKSSLLLREEEIAQIHEETGFTPNQIERLYSRFTSLDRNDCGTLSREDFLRIPELAINPLCERIVHSFFADSNDDRVNFRQFTRVLAHFRPIKPNKENRLNSREEKLRFAFKMYDLDDDETISRDELLNILQMMVGANISQDQLNSIAERTIVEADTVGVGKISFEDFCRALERTEVEQKMSIRFLN, from the exons ATGGGTAACAAATCATCCCTTTTGCTGCGCGAGGAAGAGATTGCCCAGATTCACGAAGAGACTGGAT TTACTCCAAACCAAATCGAACGGCTGTACTCCCGCTTCACGTCGCTCGATCGTAACGACTGCGGTACGCTCTCCCGGGAAGACTTCCTGCGCATCCCGGAGTTGGCGATCAATCCGCTGTGCGAACGTATCGTGCACTCGTTCTTCGCCGACAGCAATGACGATCGGGTCAACTTCCGCCAGTTCACCCGGGTGCTTGCCCACTTCCGGCCGATCAAGCCGAACAAGGAGAACCGGCTGAACAGCCGCGAGGAGAAGCTGCGCTTCGCGTTCAAGATGTACGATCTGGACGATGACGAGACGATCTCGCGCGACGAGCTGCTGAACATACTGCAGATGATGGTGGGAGCGAACATTAGCCAGGATCAGCTGAACAGCATCGCCGAACGTACGATCGTGGAAGCGGACACGGTCGGGGTGGGCAAAATTTCGTTCGAAGACTTTTGCCGCGCCCTGGAACGCACCGAGGTGGAGCAGAAGATGTCGATCCGCTTTCTGAACTGA
- the LOC118507644 gene encoding protein transport protein Sec23A isoform X2 — MTTYEEFIQQNEDRDGIRFTWNVWPSSRIDSTRLVVPLGCLYQPLKERPDLPPILYDPVVCTRATCRAILNPLCQVDYRAKLWVCNFCFQRNPFPPQYAAISEQHQPAELIAGFSTIEYTITRAPCMPPVFLFVVDTCMDEEELTALKDSLQMSLSLLPANALVGLITFGKMVQVHELGTEGCSKSYVFRGTKDLSAKQIQDMLGIGRVPGPQQPGQQHQPQPMRGTTAAPVPPANRFLQPLHKCDMALTDLLGELQRDPWPVPQGKRYLRSTGTALSIAVGLLECTYPNTGGRIMLFVGGPCSQGPGQVVDDELKHPIRSHHDIQKDNAKFMKKAIKHYEALALRTATNGHCIDIYSCALDQTGLMEMKQCCNSTGGHMVMGDSFNSSLFKQTYQRVFAADQKAELKMAFNGTLEIKCSRELKIEGGIGSCVSLNVKNASVSDTEIGMGNTVQWKLCTMTPNTTMAFFFEVANQHAAPIPQGGRGCLQFITQYQHSSGQRRIRVTTVARSWADATANLLMISAGFDQEAAAVLMSRMVVYRAESDDGPDTLRWIDRQLIRLCQKFGEYGKDDPNSFRLAENFSLFPQFMYHLRRSQFLQVFNNSPDETTFYRHMLMREDLTQSLIMIQPILYSYSFNGPPEPVLLDTSSIQPDRILLMDTFFQILIFHGETIAQWRKDKYQDMPEYENFKQLLQAPVDDAQEILQTRFPMPRYIDTEQGGSQARFLLSKVNPSQTHNNMYGYGQDGGAPVLTDDVSLQVFMEHLKKLAVSSTT; from the exons ATGACGACGTACGAGGAGTTTATTCAGCAAAACGAAGACCGCGATGGCATTCGCTTTACGTGGAACGTTTGGCCTTCGAGCCGTATCGATTCCACGCGGCTGGTGGTACCGCTCGGGTGCCTTTACCAGCCGCTAAAGGAACGTCCGGATCTGCCTCCGATTCTGTACGATCCGGTCGTCTGTACGCGCGCGACCTGTCGGGCTATATTGAACCCGCTCTGCCAGGTGGATTACCGGGCGAAGCTGTGGGTGTGCAACTTTTGCTTCCAGCGCAACCCGTTCCCCCCACAGTATGCGGCCATCTCGGAGCAGCATCAGCCGGCCGAACTGATCGCCGGATTCAGCACGATCGAGTACACGATAACGCGCGCACCGTGCATGCCTCCGGTGTTCCTGTTCGTCGTCGATACGTGCATGGACGAGGAGGAGCTAACTGCGCTGAAGGACTCGCTGCAGATGTCGCTCAGCTTGCTGCCCGCCAACGCGCTCGTTGGGCTGATCACCTTCGGAAAGATGGTGCAGGTGCACGAGCTCGGTACGGAGGGTTGCTCGAAAAGTTACGTGTTCCGTGGCACGAAGGATCTGAGTGCGAAGCAAATCCAGGATATGCTGGGTATTGGGCGCGTGCCCGGACCGCAGCAGCCGGGGCAACAGCACCAGCCGCAGCCGATGCGAGGCACAACGGCGGCACCGGTCCCACCGGCTAACAGATTTCTGCAGCCGCTGCACAAATGCGACATGGCACTGACCGATCTGCTGGGCGAGCTACAGCGTGACCCGTGGCCGGTACCGCAAGGCAAACGGTACCTCCGTTCGACGGGGACCGCTCTCTCGATTGCGGTGGGCCTGCTGGAGTGTACCTACCCGAACACCGGTGGCCGCATCATGCTGTTCGTCGGTGGACCGTGCTCCCAGGGCCCGGGTCAGGTGGTGGACGATGAGCTGAAGCACCCGATCCGCTCGCATCACGACATCCAGAAGGACAACGCCAAGTTTATGAAGAAAGCGATCAAGCATTACGAGGCGCTAGCGCTGCGTACGGCCACCAACGGGCACTGCATCGATATTTACTCGTGTGCCCTCGATCAGACGGGTCTGATGGAGATGAAGCAGTGCTGCAACTCCACCGGTGGTCACATGGTGATGGGCGATTCGTTCAACTCTTCCCTGTTCAAGCAAACGTACCAGCGCGTGTTTGCCGCGGACCAAAAGGCGGAACTCAAGATGGCGTTCAACGGCACGCTAGAGATCAAGTGTTCGCGCGAACTCAAAATAGAGGGTGGCATTGGATCGTGCGTATCGCTGAACGTGAAAAACGCGTCCGTTTCGGACACCGAAATTGGGATGGGCAACACGGTGCAGTGGAAGCTGTGCACCATGACGCCCAACACGACGATGGCGTTCTTCTTCGAGGTGGCCAATCAGCACGCGGCCCCGATTCCGCAGGGTGGCCGGGGATGCCTTCAGTTCATCACACAGTACCAGCATTCCAGCGGGCAGCGGCGCATTCGCGTCACGACCGTTGCACGCAGCTGGGCGGACGCGACCGCCAATCTGCTCATGATCAGTGCCGGGTTCGATCAGGAAGCGGCCGCCGTCCTCATGTCGCGGATGGTCGTGTATCGGGCGGAATCGGACGACGGTCCCGACACGCTGCGCTGGATCGATCGGCAGCTGATCCGGCTGTGCCAGAAGTTTGGCGAGTACGGCAAAGATGATCCGAACAGCTTTCGGCTGGCGGAGAACTTCTCGCTCTTTCCACAGTTCATGTACCATCTGCGGCGGTCGCAGTTCCTGCAGGTGTTCAACAACAGCCCGGACGAGACGACCTTCTACCGGCATATGCTGATGCGCGAGGATCTTACCCAATCGCTCATCATGATCCAACCGATTCTCTACTCGTACTCGTTCAACGGGCCACCGGAACCGGTGCTGCTGGATACGTCCTCGATCCAGCCGGACCGGATACTGCTGATGGACACGTTCTTCCAGATACTCATCTTCCACGGTGAGACGATCGCGCAGTGGCGCAAGGACAAGTACCAGGACATGCCGGAGTACGAAAACTTCAAGCAGCTGCTGCAGGCACCGGTGGACGATGCGCAGGAAATTTTGCAAACCCGCTTCCCCATGCCACGGTACATCGATACGGAGCAGGGTGGTTCGCAGGCCCGGTTCCTGCTGTCGAAGGTTAACCCATCCCAAACCCACAACAACATGTACGGCTACGGGCAG GACGGTGGGGCGCCCGTGCTTACAGACGACGTGTCACTGCAAGTGTTCATGGAGCATCTGAAGAAGCTGGCCGTGTCGTCCACCACCTAA